From Candidatus Krumholzibacteriia bacterium, the proteins below share one genomic window:
- the bioA gene encoding adenosylmethionine--8-amino-7-oxononanoate transaminase translates to MSTSDPLFGFEPEDVRRFDHEYVWHPFTPMDDYVAASPPVIVGGEGRRLQDTEGRWYWDGSSSIWLNVHGHRDPDLDASIREQLDRIAHSTLLGAGNVPASVLAKRLVDVTPEGLERVFFSDSGATAVEIALKAAIQFFANQGRAEKRHVVGFTDNYHGDTIGAMSVAPDPVFHWPFLSMLPEQPRVAYPYWFGHPSGATNPEECRRATLDELTALLERDGERIAAVIIEPVEGAGGIRPAPEGFLRDLRSLCDRHDVLMIVDEVATGFGKTGRMFACDAEGVTPDLMCLGKGLTGGYLPVAATLATGRVYDAFLGERRRALYHGHSFTGNQLGCAVALASLEKMPAVMDALPPKIDRVWSRLAALRDLPCVGDVRGRGLMVGVELVADRDDPRPLPSDWRAGYAVTDHARDLGLIVRPIGNVVIFMPPPSSTLEELDAMLDALVRAFEDVTPRIAERVERESRGRA, encoded by the coding sequence GTGAGCACTTCCGATCCCCTCTTCGGCTTCGAGCCCGAAGACGTGCGGCGCTTCGATCACGAGTACGTGTGGCATCCCTTCACGCCGATGGACGACTACGTGGCCGCGTCACCGCCGGTGATCGTCGGGGGTGAGGGCCGGAGACTGCAGGACACCGAGGGTCGCTGGTACTGGGACGGCTCGAGTTCGATCTGGCTGAACGTGCACGGCCACCGCGACCCCGACCTCGACGCGTCGATCCGCGAGCAGCTCGATCGGATCGCCCACTCCACGCTCCTCGGCGCGGGCAACGTTCCCGCCTCGGTGCTCGCGAAACGCCTGGTGGACGTCACGCCCGAAGGACTCGAGCGCGTGTTCTTCTCCGACAGCGGGGCCACGGCGGTGGAGATCGCGTTGAAGGCGGCGATCCAGTTCTTCGCCAACCAGGGCCGTGCCGAGAAGCGCCACGTGGTGGGCTTCACCGATAACTACCACGGCGACACGATCGGGGCGATGTCGGTGGCGCCCGACCCGGTGTTCCACTGGCCCTTCCTGTCGATGCTCCCGGAGCAACCGCGCGTGGCGTATCCCTACTGGTTCGGCCACCCGAGCGGCGCGACGAATCCCGAGGAGTGCCGGCGCGCGACGCTCGACGAACTGACCGCGCTGCTCGAGCGCGACGGCGAGCGCATCGCGGCGGTGATCATCGAACCCGTCGAGGGGGCGGGCGGGATCCGGCCGGCGCCGGAAGGATTCCTGCGCGACCTGCGTTCGCTGTGCGACCGCCACGACGTGCTGATGATCGTCGACGAGGTGGCGACGGGGTTCGGCAAGACCGGCCGCATGTTCGCCTGCGACGCCGAGGGCGTCACACCCGACCTGATGTGCCTGGGCAAGGGACTCACCGGCGGCTACCTGCCGGTGGCCGCGACGTTGGCCACCGGTCGCGTGTACGACGCTTTCCTCGGTGAACGACGGCGCGCCCTCTACCACGGCCACAGCTTCACCGGCAACCAGCTCGGCTGCGCCGTGGCCCTGGCGAGCCTCGAGAAGATGCCGGCGGTGATGGACGCGCTGCCACCGAAGATCGATCGCGTGTGGTCGCGGTTGGCCGCGCTGCGCGACCTGCCCTGCGTGGGCGACGTCCGCGGGCGCGGGCTCATGGTCGGCGTCGAACTCGTGGCCGACCGCGACGATCCGCGGCCACTGCCGTCGGACTGGCGCGCGGGCTACGCCGTCACCGACCACGCGCGCGACCTCGGGCTGATCGTCCGCCCGATCGGCAACGTGGTGATCTTCATGCCGCCGCCGTCGAGCACGCTCGAGGAGCTCGACGCGATGCTCGACGCGCTCGTGCGTGCCTTCGAGGACGTCACGCCACGCATCGCCGAGCGCGTGGAGCGCGAGAGCCGGGGGCGGGCGTGA
- the atpH gene encoding ATP synthase F1 subunit delta encodes MADRVVASRYAEALLASIADPGQLETVHENVSAVAGVVSDNLRLKTFLEGPSIAEADKHAIVEKVFGDKVDPTTRDFLRLLLDKHRIDHLADIAQEFQRLVEERRGQVRVRVTTAIPLPPDMADRLKRALDVSLGLDCILEPRVDARVVGGVVAVVGDRVIDGSIRTAFDEMRKELMGAPLPT; translated from the coding sequence GTGGCTGATCGGGTCGTCGCCAGTCGCTACGCCGAGGCCCTGCTCGCGTCGATCGCCGACCCGGGGCAGCTCGAGACCGTGCACGAGAACGTCTCGGCGGTCGCGGGGGTGGTCTCGGACAACCTTCGGCTGAAGACCTTCCTCGAGGGTCCGAGCATCGCCGAGGCCGACAAGCACGCGATCGTCGAGAAGGTCTTCGGCGACAAGGTCGACCCGACCACGCGTGACTTCCTCCGGTTGCTGCTCGACAAGCATCGCATCGATCACCTGGCCGACATCGCCCAGGAGTTCCAGCGCCTGGTCGAGGAGCGCCGGGGCCAGGTCCGGGTGCGGGTCACTACGGCCATCCCCCTGCCGCCGGACATGGCCGACCGTCTCAAACGCGCGCTCGACGTCAGTCTCGGTCTGGACTGCATTCTCGAGCCGCGTGTCGACGCGCGCGTCGTCGGGGGTGTCGTCGCGGTCGTGGGCGATCGCGTGATCGACGGCAGCATCCGCACCGCCTTCGACGAGATGCGCAAGGAGCTCATGGGAGCCCCCCTCCCCACCTGA
- the atpA gene encoding F0F1 ATP synthase subunit alpha, which produces MKLRPEEISSVLSQELKQYSQELDVESVGTILQVGDGIARIYGLTEVMAGELVEFPGGIQGMVLNLEEDSIGVAIFGDDRHIKEGDTVKRTGDIASVPVGDALLGRVVDPLGKAIDGGKPISRENTRLIEVKAPGVLDRQPVNEPVQTGIKAIDSMIPIGRGQRELIIGDRQTGKTAIILDTIINQRDTDVYCIYVAIGQKASTVSSVERILRENGAMDYTTIVAANASDPAPLQFIAPYAGCAMGEELMWNGKHVVVFYDDLSKQAVAYRQLSLLLRRPPGREAFPGDVFYLHSRLLERAAKLSDEHGAGSLTALPVIETQAGDVSAYIPTNVISITDGQIFLESDLFYSGQRPAVNAGISVSRVGGNAQTKAMKKVAGRLRLDLAQYRELAAFAQFASDLDKSTQAQLARGQRTLEILKQDQFVPMPVEKQVAIIYAVTNGYIDHVPVEHVARYEEEFHAYMQDKGSDVLHGIRQEGKLTDEIVSGLKGAIEQFNQKFSWE; this is translated from the coding sequence GTGAAGCTTCGTCCCGAAGAGATCAGCTCCGTTCTGTCGCAGGAGCTGAAGCAGTACAGCCAGGAGCTCGACGTCGAGAGCGTCGGGACGATCCTGCAGGTCGGTGACGGGATCGCCCGGATCTACGGCCTGACCGAGGTCATGGCCGGCGAGCTGGTGGAGTTCCCCGGCGGCATCCAGGGAATGGTGCTGAACCTCGAGGAGGACTCGATCGGGGTCGCGATCTTCGGTGACGACCGCCACATCAAGGAAGGCGACACGGTCAAGCGTACCGGCGACATCGCCAGCGTGCCGGTGGGCGACGCCCTCCTCGGTCGCGTCGTCGACCCGCTGGGCAAGGCCATCGACGGCGGCAAGCCCATCTCCCGCGAGAACACCCGCCTGATCGAGGTCAAGGCCCCCGGCGTGCTCGACCGTCAGCCGGTGAACGAGCCGGTACAGACGGGCATCAAGGCCATCGACTCGATGATCCCGATCGGCCGCGGACAGCGCGAGCTGATCATCGGCGATCGCCAGACCGGGAAGACGGCGATCATCCTCGACACGATCATCAACCAGCGCGACACCGACGTGTACTGCATCTACGTGGCCATCGGGCAGAAGGCGTCGACGGTTTCGTCCGTCGAGCGCATCCTGCGCGAGAACGGGGCCATGGACTACACGACCATCGTCGCCGCCAACGCGTCGGATCCCGCGCCGTTGCAGTTCATCGCGCCCTACGCCGGTTGCGCCATGGGCGAGGAGCTCATGTGGAACGGCAAGCACGTGGTGGTCTTCTACGACGACCTCTCCAAGCAGGCCGTGGCCTACCGTCAGCTGTCGCTGCTGCTACGCCGCCCGCCGGGTCGAGAGGCCTTTCCGGGTGACGTCTTCTACCTGCACAGCCGGTTGCTGGAGCGCGCGGCGAAGCTCAGCGACGAACACGGCGCCGGAAGTCTCACCGCACTGCCCGTGATCGAGACCCAAGCCGGGGACGTTTCGGCCTACATCCCGACGAACGTGATCTCGATCACCGACGGTCAGATCTTCCTCGAGAGCGACCTCTTCTACTCGGGCCAGCGACCCGCCGTGAACGCCGGGATCTCGGTGTCGCGCGTGGGTGGCAACGCGCAGACGAAGGCCATGAAGAAGGTGGCCGGCCGTCTGCGCCTCGATCTGGCGCAGTACCGGGAACTCGCCGCCTTCGCGCAGTTCGCCAGCGACCTCGACAAGTCGACACAGGCGCAGCTCGCGCGCGGACAGCGCACGCTCGAGATCCTCAAGCAGGACCAGTTCGTGCCCATGCCGGTCGAGAAGCAGGTCGCGATCATCTACGCCGTGACCAATGGCTACATCGATCACGTTCCCGTCGAGCACGTGGCGCGCTACGAAGAGGAGTTCCACGCCTACATGCAGGACAAGGGCTCCGACGTGCTCCACGGCATCCGCCAGGAAGGCAAACTGACCGACGAGATCGTCTCGGGCCTGAAGGGCGCGATCGAACAGTTCAACCAGAAGTTCAGCTGGGAGTAG
- a CDS encoding beta-ketoacyl-ACP synthase 3 — protein MTLEAFIVGTGHASPGVTVESTILEAELGLEPGWIERRTGIRSRRVCSADQACSDLAIEAGIAALDDAGLDPSTVGLVVLATSTPDHLLPPTAPRVAAGIGAPGAGGFDLAGACAGFVYALGVGAGWTAAFGAPVLVVASNVLSRRLDPADAGSRAVFADGAGAVVLAPERSARPAARIRALRVGSDARHADAIRVVAGGSVHPFDADALREGLHFLRIERGSVVFQEAVRGMVRASRAALDDAGCTIHDLDAWIPHQANRRILDRAGNELGLDSARRVDILPTWGNSSAASIPTALSLHRRTTPRPGTVLLSAVGAGLLEAAAVVEWDRDDEERHP, from the coding sequence ATGACCCTCGAAGCATTCATCGTCGGGACCGGCCACGCAAGTCCGGGCGTGACGGTGGAGAGCACGATCCTCGAAGCGGAGCTCGGCCTCGAGCCGGGTTGGATCGAGCGCCGGACCGGCATCCGGTCGCGCCGCGTGTGCTCCGCCGACCAGGCGTGTTCCGACCTCGCGATCGAGGCGGGGATCGCCGCGCTGGACGACGCGGGGCTGGATCCGTCGACGGTCGGCCTCGTGGTCCTCGCCACGAGCACCCCCGATCACCTGCTCCCGCCCACCGCCCCCCGCGTCGCGGCCGGGATCGGGGCGCCCGGTGCGGGCGGTTTCGACCTCGCCGGCGCCTGTGCCGGATTCGTCTACGCCCTGGGCGTCGGGGCCGGGTGGACCGCGGCGTTCGGGGCCCCCGTGCTGGTCGTCGCCTCGAACGTGTTGAGCCGGCGGCTCGACCCTGCCGATGCCGGGTCGCGGGCCGTGTTCGCGGACGGCGCCGGCGCGGTCGTCCTCGCCCCCGAACGGTCGGCGCGCCCGGCCGCCCGGATCCGTGCGCTGCGCGTCGGCTCGGACGCCCGCCACGCCGACGCGATCCGCGTGGTCGCCGGCGGCAGCGTCCACCCCTTCGACGCCGACGCGCTGCGCGAGGGGCTGCACTTCCTGCGCATCGAACGGGGTTCGGTGGTGTTCCAGGAAGCCGTCCGCGGTATGGTGCGCGCCTCCCGGGCGGCGCTCGACGACGCCGGGTGCACGATCCATGATCTCGACGCCTGGATCCCCCACCAGGCGAACCGCCGGATCCTCGACCGCGCCGGAAACGAGCTGGGCCTCGACTCCGCGCGACGCGTCGACATCCTGCCCACCTGGGGGAACAGTTCGGCCGCGAGCATCCCGACCGCTCTCTCGCTGCACCGTCGGACCACGCCGCGCCCGGGGACCGTACTGCTGAGTGCAGTCGGCGCCGGCCTGTTGGAGGCGGCCGCGGTGGTGGAGTGGGACCGGGACGACGAGGAGCGACACCCGTGA
- a CDS encoding F0F1 ATP synthase subunit beta (Produces ATP from ADP in the presence of a proton gradient across the membrane. The beta chain is a regulatory subunit): protein MADNYGKVVQVIGPTVDVEFDSDKLPEILNALVVEDPARGERGLTAEVAQHLGNNIVRCVAMDGTDGLVRGMKVRDTGGPISVPVGDQVLGGIFNLLGEPLNELELKDASSRWPIHRPSPKLEDQAGTEEIFETGIKVTDLLAPYSKGGKIGLFGGAGVGKTVIVMELIDSIAKEHGGYSVFCGVGERTREGNDLYLEMEESGVLKNTALVFGQMNEPPGSRLRVALSALTMAEFFRDTTGADTLLFVDNIFRFSQA, encoded by the coding sequence GTGGCGGACAACTACGGCAAGGTCGTCCAGGTCATCGGACCCACGGTCGACGTGGAATTCGACTCGGACAAGCTGCCCGAGATCCTCAACGCCCTGGTGGTCGAGGATCCGGCGCGCGGCGAGCGCGGCCTCACGGCCGAGGTCGCCCAGCACCTGGGGAACAACATCGTCCGCTGCGTGGCCATGGACGGAACCGACGGCCTGGTGCGCGGCATGAAGGTGCGCGACACCGGCGGCCCGATCAGTGTCCCCGTGGGCGACCAGGTCCTCGGTGGGATCTTCAACCTGCTGGGTGAGCCGCTCAACGAGCTCGAGCTGAAGGACGCATCGAGCCGCTGGCCGATCCACCGACCCTCGCCGAAGCTCGAGGACCAGGCCGGCACCGAGGAGATCTTCGAGACCGGGATCAAGGTCACCGACCTCCTCGCGCCCTACTCCAAGGGTGGGAAGATCGGCCTGTTCGGCGGCGCCGGCGTGGGCAAGACCGTGATCGTGATGGAGCTGATCGACTCCATCGCCAAGGAGCACGGCGGCTACTCCGTGTTCTGCGGCGTGGGCGAGCGCACGCGTGAGGGCAACGACCTCTATCTGGAGATGGAGGAGTCGGGTGTTCTCAAGAACACGGCGCTGGTCTTCGGTCAGATGAACGAGCCGCCAGGTTCGCGACTGCGAGTGGCCCTCTCGGCGTTGACGATGGCGGAGTTCTTCCGCGATACCACGGGTGCCGACACGCTGTTGTTCGTGGACAACATTTTCCGTTTCTCCCAAGC
- a CDS encoding 8-amino-7-oxononanoate synthase, with the protein MDRRTWDERLRAEEQRGLRRRLPDPRADSAVLDFASNDYLGLRRDPRVIAAAREALDHDGVGSGASRLLGGNATVHVELERDLARLKGTDAALVFSSGYAANLGLLTSISEPEDVIYCDRLDHASLVDGARLARAELRFYRHGDPEHLRRQLARRRPTGRAWVATDGVFSMDGVLAPVPDLAAVAREFDATLIVDDAHATGVLGPEGAGTVRHFELDAGEVVQMGTLSKALGCQGGFVAGPDGLIDWLVQRARSFVYSTGLALPVAAAARRAIELARGDPLRARRQRSFDRLRHGLRDQGWVVWGASPAPMLAVVVESATAATTLAAGLRKLGVAAPAIRPPTVPRDSCRLRLAPTASMGDAEIDRALEAFARVRRADRPISGGRSPCSG; encoded by the coding sequence ATGGACCGACGGACCTGGGACGAACGGCTGCGCGCCGAGGAGCAGCGGGGCTTGCGCCGCCGTCTGCCCGACCCGCGGGCCGATTCCGCGGTGCTCGACTTCGCGAGCAACGACTACCTGGGTCTGCGCCGTGATCCCCGCGTGATCGCGGCAGCCCGCGAGGCGCTCGACCACGACGGCGTCGGATCGGGTGCGTCGCGCCTGCTCGGAGGCAACGCCACCGTGCACGTCGAACTCGAACGCGACCTCGCCCGGCTCAAGGGCACCGACGCGGCGCTGGTGTTCTCCTCCGGATACGCGGCGAATCTAGGTCTGCTGACGTCGATCAGCGAACCGGAAGACGTGATCTACTGCGACCGTCTCGACCACGCCAGCCTGGTCGACGGCGCGCGGTTGGCGCGGGCCGAACTGCGATTCTACCGCCACGGCGACCCCGAGCACCTCCGCCGCCAGCTCGCCCGCCGCCGGCCCACGGGCCGCGCCTGGGTGGCCACCGACGGGGTCTTCAGCATGGACGGCGTCCTCGCACCCGTGCCAGACCTGGCCGCGGTCGCCCGGGAGTTCGACGCCACCCTGATCGTCGACGACGCCCACGCGACCGGCGTCCTCGGCCCCGAGGGCGCGGGAACCGTCCGGCACTTCGAACTCGACGCCGGAGAGGTCGTCCAGATGGGCACGTTGTCGAAGGCGCTGGGCTGTCAGGGCGGCTTCGTGGCCGGACCCGACGGCTTGATCGACTGGCTGGTCCAGCGGGCGCGGTCGTTCGTCTACAGCACCGGCCTCGCCCTGCCGGTGGCCGCCGCCGCTCGCCGGGCGATCGAGCTCGCCCGCGGCGACCCGTTGCGCGCGCGCCGGCAGCGATCCTTCGACCGTCTGCGCCACGGGCTGCGTGATCAGGGTTGGGTGGTGTGGGGTGCCTCGCCGGCGCCCATGCTGGCCGTGGTCGTCGAGAGCGCCACGGCGGCCACCACGCTGGCGGCCGGCCTGAGGAAACTCGGCGTGGCCGCTCCGGCGATCCGTCCGCCGACGGTCCCCCGCGACTCCTGCCGCCTGCGCCTCGCGCCGACCGCGTCGATGGGTGACGCGGAGATCGACCGGGCCCTCGAGGCCTTCGCCCGCGTACGGCGTGCGGACCGACCGATCAGCGGCGGGCGATCTCCTTGCAGCGGGTGA
- the atpB gene encoding F0F1 ATP synthase subunit A translates to MTRRLLLSLVALLVLTMVPADAIAAEGAGGDDGEHHSAGTYSNGKEKHLEHYDMLPHLFQVLRYTVFSDSYEFYKYSKMFEAPFFAALAVLFLSLVARRLYKNRSELPGRLQALFEILVEQTLNITNTMMGEKYGRKYAPFVATIFVYLLVQNYSGIIPLGKAPSAVFLNNFSIALCVFLYVQYTGLKRQGIGGYLHHLAGAPNNLVGWILAPLMFVLELIGEFAKPISLSLRLFGNIFGKDMLLAVFALLGVVSLSALPTDGWVGLPLHLPFFFLALLLGLIQALVFALLTTVYISMMLPHDHEHDPLHEEEAHA, encoded by the coding sequence ATGACCCGACGCCTGCTCCTGTCCCTGGTCGCGCTCCTCGTCCTCACCATGGTGCCGGCCGACGCCATCGCGGCCGAGGGGGCGGGCGGCGACGACGGTGAACATCACTCCGCCGGCACCTACAGCAACGGCAAGGAGAAGCACCTCGAGCACTACGACATGCTCCCGCACCTCTTCCAGGTGCTGCGGTACACGGTGTTCTCCGACTCCTACGAGTTCTACAAGTACTCGAAGATGTTCGAGGCCCCCTTCTTCGCGGCCCTCGCCGTGTTGTTCCTGAGCCTCGTCGCACGGCGTCTGTACAAGAACCGCTCCGAGCTTCCGGGCCGCCTGCAGGCCCTGTTCGAGATCCTCGTCGAGCAGACCCTGAACATCACCAACACGATGATGGGCGAGAAGTACGGGCGGAAGTACGCCCCCTTCGTCGCGACCATCTTCGTGTACCTGCTGGTGCAGAACTACTCCGGAATCATCCCGCTCGGGAAGGCGCCATCGGCGGTCTTCCTGAACAACTTCTCGATCGCGCTGTGCGTGTTCCTCTACGTTCAGTACACCGGTCTGAAGCGGCAGGGGATCGGCGGGTACCTCCACCACCTGGCGGGGGCGCCCAACAACCTGGTGGGGTGGATCCTCGCGCCGCTGATGTTCGTGCTCGAGCTCATCGGTGAGTTCGCCAAGCCGATCAGCCTGAGCCTTCGACTCTTCGGGAACATCTTCGGCAAGGACATGCTCCTGGCCGTGTTCGCGCTGCTCGGCGTGGTCTCGCTGTCGGCATTGCCGACCGACGGCTGGGTCGGCCTGCCGCTGCACCTGCCCTTCTTCTTCCTGGCGCTGCTGTTGGGGCTGATCCAGGCGCTGGTCTTCGCGCTGCTCACGACCGTCTACATCAGCATGATGCTCCCGCACGACCACGAACACGATCCGTTGCACGAAGAAGAAGCGCACGCATAG
- the atpG gene encoding ATP synthase F1 subunit gamma, whose amino-acid sequence MPASLKELDRRIRSVKNTQQITRAMKMVAAAKLRRSQDRLVAARPYAAKLDELLQGLAGTSVDHPFFEQRELQKRLVVVVSSDKGLCGSYNANITREAELWLKGPGDDVENTLYVVGRKANDYFKRRRWPIDTAITDMNGAIDLGRFNAVADELMQRFVDDEFQEIVVFYTRFVSTLSYRPAHSVLLPLQPAELEEGEAETAASTDYIYEPSAEAVLTALLPKSVRNRVFNALAEAFTSEHGARMTSMGSATDNAGELIDTLTLFRNRARQAAITQEISEIVGGANALA is encoded by the coding sequence ATGCCCGCGTCGCTGAAGGAACTCGACCGTCGGATCCGGTCGGTCAAGAACACGCAGCAGATCACGCGTGCCATGAAGATGGTCGCGGCGGCGAAGCTGCGTCGTTCGCAGGATCGCCTGGTCGCGGCGCGTCCCTACGCGGCCAAGCTCGACGAGCTCCTGCAGGGCCTGGCCGGGACCAGCGTCGACCACCCCTTCTTCGAGCAGCGCGAGCTGCAGAAGCGCCTGGTCGTGGTCGTCAGCTCCGACAAGGGCCTCTGTGGCAGCTACAATGCGAACATCACCCGCGAGGCCGAGCTGTGGCTGAAGGGTCCCGGCGACGACGTCGAGAACACGCTCTACGTCGTGGGCCGCAAGGCGAACGACTACTTCAAGCGTCGCCGGTGGCCGATCGACACCGCGATCACCGACATGAACGGTGCGATCGACCTCGGTCGCTTCAACGCGGTGGCCGACGAACTCATGCAACGGTTCGTCGACGACGAGTTCCAGGAGATCGTCGTCTTCTACACCCGCTTCGTCTCGACGCTGAGCTACCGCCCGGCCCACAGTGTGCTCCTGCCGCTCCAACCGGCCGAACTCGAAGAGGGCGAAGCGGAGACGGCTGCGTCGACCGACTACATCTACGAACCCTCGGCCGAGGCGGTCCTCACCGCGCTGCTGCCGAAATCGGTCCGTAACCGCGTGTTCAACGCCCTGGCCGAGGCCTTCACGAGCGAACACGGCGCGCGCATGACCAGCATGGGCTCGGCCACCGACAACGCCGGGGAGCTGATCGACACCCTCACGTTGTTCCGCAACCGCGCTCGTCAGGCCGCGATCACCCAGGAGATCAGTGAGATCGTCGGCGGCGCCAACGCGCTCGCCTAG
- the atpE gene encoding ATP synthase F0 subunit C, whose translation MDLLGLAIPLGLGIAAFGCALGLGRAISAAMDAMGRQPEAIGQIQTAMIIGCALIEALAIYSLVISFVLQGKVGA comes from the coding sequence ATGGATCTTCTCGGACTCGCCATTCCCCTCGGTCTGGGGATCGCGGCTTTCGGTTGCGCGCTCGGCCTCGGCCGGGCCATCAGTGCGGCCATGGATGCCATGGGCCGCCAGCCCGAGGCCATCGGCCAGATCCAGACGGCCATGATCATCGGTTGCGCGCTGATCGAGGCGCTCGCCATCTACTCGCTGGTCATTTCGTTCGTGCTGCAGGGCAAGGTCGGCGCCTAG
- a CDS encoding AtpZ/AtpI family protein, whose protein sequence is MADRSPEDRASDWVRKRAGQARDIGVATTIPTMLAVGLIGGYFAGDWLEGRYGYDPWLSFGGLVLGGAASVRKMIMMLRDEQRRKSRRSRPGGSA, encoded by the coding sequence ATGGCGGACCGATCCCCCGAAGACCGAGCGAGCGACTGGGTCCGGAAACGGGCCGGACAGGCGCGGGACATCGGGGTCGCGACCACGATTCCCACCATGCTCGCGGTCGGTCTCATCGGCGGTTACTTCGCTGGTGACTGGCTCGAGGGGCGTTACGGCTACGACCCCTGGCTGAGCTTCGGCGGTCTGGTCCTGGGCGGCGCGGCGAGTGTCCGGAAGATGATCATGATGCTGCGCGACGAGCAGCGCAGGAAGTCCCGGCGGAGCCGTCCCGGCGGATCCGCCTGA
- the atpF gene encoding F0F1 ATP synthase subunit B, with protein MEVLTKGLELVDIGKILVTNVIAFLILVWVLAKYAWGPMMSVLDQRRDKIKSEYDAAATKLGEAEQLRQDYDSKLAEIKALERERLQEAVKRGEEIAGRLEQDARDKAGDFMTRAEAELDREVGAARLELREQVVTMALAAAEKVVKEKLDEAKHREIVEDFIQDLGDVRG; from the coding sequence ATGGAAGTTCTGACCAAAGGCCTCGAGCTCGTCGACATCGGCAAGATCCTGGTCACGAACGTCATCGCGTTCCTGATCCTGGTCTGGGTCCTCGCGAAGTACGCGTGGGGCCCGATGATGTCGGTGCTCGACCAGCGCCGCGACAAGATCAAGTCGGAATACGACGCCGCGGCGACCAAGCTCGGCGAGGCGGAGCAGCTCCGGCAGGACTACGACTCCAAGCTGGCCGAGATCAAGGCGCTCGAGCGCGAGCGTCTGCAGGAAGCGGTCAAGCGCGGCGAGGAGATCGCGGGGCGCCTGGAGCAGGACGCCCGCGACAAGGCCGGCGACTTCATGACCAGGGCCGAGGCCGAGCTCGACCGCGAAGTCGGGGCCGCTCGTCTCGAGCTGCGCGAACAGGTCGTGACCATGGCCCTCGCCGCCGCCGAGAAGGTGGTCAAGGAGAAGCTCGACGAGGCGAAGCACCGCGAGATCGTCGAGGACTTCATCCAGGACCTGGGAGACGTCCGTGGCTGA
- the bioD gene encoding dethiobiotin synthase — MSGGLLVTGTDTGVGKTFVAAGIARAWRDAGIEVGVMKPAETGHDPRVAGPWPADARTLALASRTVDALEAVVPYTFVDPVAPLVGARREGRVIETERIADAFTRIVARHDVVVVEGAGGLSVPIAEFGHDDHLFDHTDLSTLLGLPLLIVARAHLGTLNHTFLTVRYARERAITVIGVVLNGRDPRADDPSVADNAAMIEEMCEVPVLGTIDRIEGLVDVDVMARACRESIDLDRIHDLSMVQGDTV; from the coding sequence GTGAGCGGCGGTCTGCTCGTCACGGGCACCGACACCGGCGTGGGCAAGACCTTCGTCGCCGCGGGCATCGCCCGCGCGTGGCGCGACGCGGGCATCGAGGTGGGCGTGATGAAGCCCGCCGAGACCGGACACGACCCCCGGGTCGCCGGTCCCTGGCCGGCCGACGCCCGAACACTGGCCCTGGCCTCGCGGACGGTGGACGCGCTCGAAGCCGTGGTTCCCTACACCTTCGTCGACCCCGTCGCCCCGCTGGTCGGCGCGCGCCGCGAGGGCCGCGTGATCGAGACCGAGCGCATCGCCGACGCCTTCACCCGCATCGTCGCCCGCCACGACGTGGTGGTGGTGGAGGGGGCCGGAGGCCTCTCGGTGCCCATCGCCGAATTCGGACACGATGATCACTTGTTCGATCACACGGATCTGTCCACACTGCTCGGACTCCCCCTGCTGATCGTGGCCCGCGCCCATCTCGGAACGCTCAATCACACCTTCCTCACCGTGCGCTACGCGCGCGAGCGCGCCATCACGGTGATCGGTGTGGTATTGAACGGGCGGGACCCGAGGGCCGACGACCCGTCGGTCGCCGACAACGCGGCCATGATCGAGGAGATGTGCGAGGTCCCCGTGCTCGGGACGATCGACCGGATCGAAGGTCTGGTCGACGTCGACGTCATGGCGCGGGCCTGCCGCGAGTCGATCGATCTCGACCGCATCCACGACCTGTCGATGGTGCAAGGAGACACCGTATGA